The sequence AATGTTTTTTTGATCATGAATAAGCGAATTTGAAAAAAATATTTTTTACCCACAGATGATGTAACCATCTAATATATAAGCATTTTCGATACATGCAGCAATTATGGTATATACTTATACCCGTTTGCATGACTTTATTATAACAAATATTGTTTACATTTTGTTTATTAAATTTTTTTTCATATACTTATAAAAACGTGCATGAGCACACAATCAATTCAGGAAATGTTTATAGAAAATTTTTCAACTGCACTTACAAAAAATGATGTTGCTTAGTATTTAAGAGTCGACAAATCAACCGTTTTCTCCTGTTTCAGGGAAGTTTTCGCCTCTTCTAAAATCAATTTAATGATACCACTTCACAATACAACAACTCGAGTCATAATATTCAACAAAACAAGCATTTTTAATGGTTAGAAAAAATTTCGCTACATAAAGCAAAGAAAACGTTGTCGAGGAAACATATGAAAAAACTTTTAACAGTAAAAGATTTGGCAGCCATTTTTAAAACATCAGAAGCAAGCATTCGCATGTCAATGTATCGGAAACGCTGGGATTGCGTTCCGCCGCCCATAGAAGTTGGTAAACGCCGGTATTGGCGAGAATCACAAATCGAAGAATGGCTAAACAAAAAAATTGAAATGGCAAATAAAAAAGCCTTTGCCAGCCATCCGCGAAAAAAACGTGGAAGGCCGACAAAGACAGATACAATCATCCAGCAGAATACTCCAGTTATGTAAAACGGATTGAGCTTAACGCATTGAATTGCTTATGATTACTGTTAATGCGGAGTTGTTTCGACTTAAACCGAAACCTTGTGGCCACAATAAAGCAGGTAACTTGGTGTGGCAATTTGTAGTATGATCATATAGTGGCAACATTTGACTACATAATTTTATAGAAAGTTCAAAAAAATTAGAATCCAATCTGTAATTTTTTGTTTTTTATTTTTTTTATTTTATAATGAAAGTAAAAAACAAAATAAGGTGATCAGATTGGAATTTTTAAAAAAAATCAAAAAATCAAAAAAATTTATTGGCGACAAAATTACTCAAAAAGACATTGAATCATTTTGCTTTCCAACAAATAAAGAAAGCACATCATAGAAATTTGCTGGTAAAAATAAAAAACATGAACGATTTAGATACTACGATGCAGAAATGATCAATGATCACAAATTTCTTTACTATAATCAATTTCAAACAAAAATATTGGCTATAGATGTTGATGACATTTATATAGACAAATTGCCTTTAAATAATCCAGAGTCAAAATATGAGCCTGGTCTTGATAAGAACACATTCTGCGATATTCCGGCACCAAATTTTACTGTTTGTACTGGCAAAGGGCATTTTCAAGCTTTTTGGCGTTTGAAAAACCCGATTCCAATGCGAGGAGCTGCACGAACTCATGAGTACTATTCTGATGTGCGAACAAAATTAAACATCGCACTTAATGGAGATTTTGCATTTAACAAAAGGGGAAGTGCAAGAAATCCATTTTATAGAAATTATTGGGTTAGAAAATGGCATGACGATGAATACGAACTTAGTGATTTAAATTTGAACATCAATTTATTCACAAATGTATCAATTTGTGGATTGAACAAAATCTATGAACATGGTAATAGGAATATAGCGACTTTTTATCGTGCTCTTTATTATTATAAAAAAAATACAAATATTTCATTCGATGATCTTTTAAAGAAAACTATTTCTTGGCAACAAATGCAGGATGAAGAAAATCTTTCTCAACGAGAAAATATATCCATTATAAAGTCAGTTTTAAGAAATGGATACAAATATAAAATACGTGCAGATAGAAATTATGGCGCGATGAATTTGCCGAAAATCGATTGGAAAGCAATGACAGCAAGAAAACGCAAGAATGAGATCCGAAGAAGACAATCACTTGGAGCTCATTATGTTAATAAAAATCAAGTTATTAAAAATTCTAAAATTGTTCGTGATTACTTTAAAGCCAATCCTCACTCAAGCATCAAAAAAGCAGCTCGTGAGCTTAAAATGAGTCGTAATACTATCAAAAAATACTACCAAAAAAGTTAAATTATGATATGGGGGGGGTCAAAATGGTTAACAGGTATCTACGGTGGTGTTGTATACATAGGCCATATAACCTATATGATCTCACTCTCAACACCACCGTTTAAAATATGAATTTATAATTTCTTGATTTTGTAATTTGTATTTATGATTCTAAATATAAATCGATATCTATCATTTTACATGTAAAATATTTTTAAGAATCAAATTACAAAATCTTAGTCGTTTTAAGAATTATTATTATGTTTTAATTTTTGGAACAAACAATTCAAACAAATAATAATAAATAAGATTTTAAATATATAATCATTCTTTTAATAAACTGTATGATATACTGATTTATATTTTTATTTTTAATATATTTTGCAACAAACATCTTATAATCAAATTTCAAATTATAAATAAAATTAAATTTTATGTTTCAGATGATTAAAAAACAAAATAGAGCATCAAAAATTGATAACTTTTATTTATTAATACAATCTATTTTTAACAATATTGCAATCATTTTTAAAAAACTATTATCTATAATATTAAGTTAGAATGAATAACTTTTATATATGCATATATTTACAAAACATAAACTATATCTCTAGATCAATTCAATAAATAAAAATAACATATCAAGACAATTTACTATACAGATTACCAGAAACACATTAATAGAATCTCGAATTTCGAGGTTTATTTTACTTTGAAAAACAAAACAAACATGCTGAAATGACTGTTTTTCACCTGAAGAGATCCTTGTAATTTAGTATTTCTGTTGTTTCCATGCAATAAGAAACAAGAATTTCATATGTAACCTACGATTAAAGCTATTGATTTGCAATTTGTAAGGAACGAATGCAGCCACCGAAGTGACTCGTTTTTCAAGAGATTTCGCATTGCAAGTTTTTTCTGAAACTCTCAAACAAAAAATAAAAATGATATTCATCCGTCTCCATACTCAAAAGCATTTTTATATTTCCGTTTGTAGTAAAAAATATTTATCGAAGTATTGTAATCAATCCAGAACCTAAAATTACTAAAGATGCAATATATGACTTTCTTCGTTCCAGTCGTTTTAGCTGGAGAAGATTTCTTTTGGCCTGGGGGCTTCAGTCTCATGAAATGATTGATGAATTGACGAGTAAGGCACATAATCCAGTACTTATCTTTGATGATTCAACAATATCACGTCCCAGGTCAAAAAATGTTGAGCTTTTGGCCAAGGTTTTTGATCACACAACAGGGAGGTACCTGAAGGGTTTCAGAATGCTCACCATGGCCTAGTCTGACGGATCGACACTACTACCTCTTGATTTTGCCCTTCTCTCGTCGACAAAAAAGAAAAATCGATACCAAAAAGCTGCTAAAAATCTGGATAAGCGAACGTGCGGAGCCAGAAGACGACAAGATGCAGTGACCAAGGCCACAGATCTGATTACCCCTATGATCGAAAGAGCATTACGTGCTGGAATCAATACAAAATATGTCCTTATGGACAGCGGGTTCGGAGTGCCATCTTTGATTGCCAAAGCTCGCAAGCATTTAGATGTCATCTGCATGGTCAAACGGACCCCAAAAATTCATTATATCTTCGAGGGACAAGAACTCAACGCGATTCAAATCTATCGTAAAATCAGAAAACGCCGGGGGAAAGCGAAAGTTCTCGCCAACGCTCAAGTTCAGATGAAAGATGGAGGCACGGCAAAATTGGTTTTTGTCCGCAACCGGAGCAAAAAAGATTGGCTTGCATTACTGTGTACAGATAAAAATCTTCCGGATGAAGAAATTGTGCGTATCTACGGTCGGCGCTGGGATATTGAAGTTTTCTTCCGTACGGCCAAACAGCATCTTGAATTGGAAAAAGGATGCCAGAGTAGTGATTTTGATGCGCTCATCGCTCACACAAGCATTGTAATGGTTAGATATATCTTTCTCAGTATAGAAAACGTCGGGCAGACGATCCAAGGACTCCGGGTATCCTATTCCATCACTTCTGCGAGGAAGCTGTGGACTGCCCCCCTGATTGAGGCACTCGGCAGAATTCTCGGCGAAATCGTAGAAAATCTTCATAAAATCAAAGCAGTGCCCGCGAATATCCGCAACAAAATTTTGGCAATGATTCAAGAAAATATGGATAGTTTTGCCAGCGAAAAAAACGTTTATTGCCAATAAAAACATGTGTTTAATTGCTAACGCTTAACACCGAAAGTCGAGTTAAAATGTATAAAAAAAGGGCCATCAACCCTCTCTCCCTCTGGATCAATGGCCCTTTTCTTCTTTTTCTCACATCTGGAAGTTGCTATCTTTCGGCTGGATTAGTTTGCTGTACACCCCGCTTTTCTCCTTCAAGTCGTTTTGCGAGTCTATCAGCGCGTAAATGGGCGTATCTTGCAAGCATTTGTAAAGTTTTATGCCCTGTTATTCCTTTTATTTCCATCACGTCCAAGTCAGTGTTCTCGAAAAGTCGACTGGTGGCTTCATGGCGAAGATCGTGGAATCTCAGATTTTTGATATTCGCTTTCAGGCATGCAGCACGAAAATTTTTGGAAAGTCTCCCTTTGGACAATTGAAACACCCGTCCATGGATAGGGATGGTTTTGTCCGGAATGAGCTCCTTGAGAATTTTGATAGCTTTGGGTGACAAGGGGACAGTCCGGGCTTCGCCGTTTTTTGTGTGCGGTAAATAGGCGGTTCGGGTTTCAAAATTCACTCTGTCCCAGGTAAGCGTTACAATTTCTTCACGCCGCATGGCAGTTTCCAGTGCAAACTTGATAATGGGCTTCAAGCGTTTTGAAGCATGTTGCAAAAGCAGAGTTTCTTCACTCATAATTTTTCCATCAACTTCAACTTGCCGCTTCAAACGCCTATCCCTTCCTTGCGGAATTTTTGGCTTGGTCATTCGCTTTACAGGATTAGATAGGGAGTCCATGCCCCAGTCTTTTCTTGCAACCTCAAAAATCTTGGAAATCAGTGCCAGGTCCAGCCTGATAGTGTGGGCTCCTACCCCCTCTGCTTCCCTGGTTTTTATGTATTCGATAAGATGTTTCGTCCTGATCGAAGCCATAAACTGTTCGGCCAAGGGATAGTTGAGCAAATGATTGAGCCGACTTTCTTCCTTCTTTGGATGTGCATATCTCGGTATGTACTCTTCCCTGAATCTCTCGATCACTTCTCTGAATGTTGAGCATTCTGCTTCCTTTCGCGACACAAAAACACCTCGATCCATCTCGGACTCGATCTCTCTTGCCCAAGCTTCAGCATCACCTTTTGTCTCAAATGTTTTTGTTTGCAACGGCCAGCCTTTCCGTCGAATTTTGACTTGCCATTGTCCTTTGCCGCGTTTGGTGAATGTCGCCATGGGTTCCTCCAGTGTAGCTTGGTTGTCCCAGGAGAAGGCCGTTGTCCCAAAATTGTCCCAAAAAGGCGATCAAGCACAAAAAAAGAGGTTAGATTTTCATCTAACCCCTTGTTTTTACTGGTGCGCCCGGCAGGATTCGAACCTACGACCCTCTGATTCGTAGTCAGATACTCTATCCAGCTGAGCTACGGGCGCGACAGGAGAGGTTTCTAGGGAGTGGGGTCCATTTAGTCAAGAAAAAAATTGAAAAAATATTTTTTTTATATGAGGACATCTATTATTTCAGATGATGTCATGCACCGGCGCATGACAGATTCCCGCGCCAGACGGAGCTCAAAGCGCATTCACCGGAGATGGAGAAAGTTCATCATGAAACTGGGAACAAAACTTTTCTTGGGCATTTTCGGCATCGCTTTTCTGGTTTCAGGAGCAACAGGCTCCTACTTCTATGTCCAGGCACGAGATGCCGTGATGCAGACCCTGCAACAGGAACTCAAGAGCACGGCGCGCTCGGCCGCCCGCCTCATCAATGGCCGGGCCCTTGATAGCCTGCAGACCCCGGACCAGGCCGACTCTCCGGCCTACAAGGATATTCAGCACATTCTTCAGGCCGTGGTGGATTCCAATCCCGATTTTCTCTACGCCTATACCATGCGCCTGGTAAAGGGCGAAGTCCGTTTTGTTGTTGATTCTCCTCCCTCGGACGACAATGGGGACGGCAAGATATCCGACGACGAGCTTCCCCAGGACATTGGAGCCTTGTATGACGATCCAGCCCCCAGCCTGCTCAATGGATTTCTCAAGCCCAGTGCCGATGACCAACCTTATGAGGATGAATGGGGATGGACCCTTTCAGGGTATGCGCCCATTTTCGATGATGCCGGACGATCCGTGGGCCTTCTGGGTATCGACATGAGTCTTGATCAGGTGGCTGCCAAACTCAAGGCCATTGAGCGAGCCGGAATCTTTTCCCTGGGCATCACGGCTGCCCTGGCCTGCATCCTCACCTTTTTCTTCAGCCGCCAGGTGGTCAAACCCATCAGATCCCTTCAGCAGGCCTTTCAGGACGTGGCCCAGGGAGACTACACCGTACATCTCAAGCCCTCTTCCCGCGATGAAATGGGCGAGCTGGTGCGCCACTTCAACCTCCTTGTGACCGAACTCAAGGAAAAAGCGCTTATGAAGTCCCATTTCGGCAAAATCGTTCCCCCGAAAATCGTGGAACAAATGCTTGCCTCGGATTTCAAACAGAACAGCGAAGTGGTCAACGTCACGGTTCTTTTCTGTGATCTCAGGGGATTTACCACCATGAGCGAAAACCTGCCTCCTTCCATGCTCGTGGGACTTTTGAATGAATATTTCACCGCCATGGTCCAGATCATTGAATCCCACGGAGGCATGGTTGACAAATTCGTGGGAGACAAGGTCATGGCTGTTTTCGGTCATCCCGTTCCCCTGGCCAACGAACAACAGGCGGCTCTGGATGCCGCCCGGAAAATGCTCGCCACATGCGATGCCTTGAACCAGAAACTCTGCCTGACGGGCAACTTCAAACTGGTCAACAGCATTGGCATGCATTCGGGCCCGGCCCTGGCCGGGATCATCGGGTCTCCGGATCGCTCCGAGTACACCCTCATCGGTGACAGCGTGAACGTGGCGGCCCGCCTGGAAACCAAGACCCGTCAGCTTGACACGCGCCTGGTTATTTCGGCTGACGTGGCCAAGGGCCTGGACACCATACCCTCCGACCTGGTTGCCAAAGGGGCCCATCAGGTGCGCGGTCGTCACGATCCCATTGAAATCCTTGCCCAGAAGGATATTGAGCATTGACATTTTCTGTTTCGTGATAACACATATCCCCTTGCATCTGCACCTGGCCGATGAATTGTTCTTTTCTGCCCGGCACATGCTGCAACAACACGCTCATGAATACCTGATACAGGTTTGATGGAGGATATAATAGAGTGACACAGGAAATGCACGGGACCACCATTCTGGCGGTCAAAGACAAAAACGGTGTTGCCATGGCCGGTGACGGTCAGGTTACCCTGGGCCAGTCCATTGCCATGAAACATGGAGCCAGAAAGGTTCGCAAGGTGTACAAGGACAAGGTTCTTGTTGGTTTTGCCGGGGCCACGGCCGATGCCTTCACCCTTCTGGAACGCTTCGAGGCCAAACTGGAAGAATTTGCTGGCAATCTGCTTCGGGCCAGCGTGGAACTGGCCAAGGACTGGCGCATGGACAAATACTTGAGACGGTTGGAAGCCATGCTTCTGGTTGCCGATGCCGAACATGTGCTCATATTGAGCGGCACAGGGGATGTTATTGAACCCGACGACGGCGTAGTAGCCATTGGTTCGGGAGGTCCTTATGCCCTGTCCGCTGCCCGGGCCCTGGTGCGCAATACCCAGTTGCCGGCAGAGGAAATCGTGGCCAAGTCCATGGCCATTGCTGCCGAACTTTGCGTTTTCACCAACGACAACATTATTGTCGAAACCGCACCCCAAAAGAAGTAACGAGGATTTGCATGAGTACCCTTACCCCACGGGAAATCGTTTCCGAACTGGATAAATTCATCATCGGACAGAAAGAGGCCAAGAAGATGGTCGCCATTGCCCTGCGCAACCGCTGGCGCAGACAGCAATTGTCCGATGCCCTGCGCGATGAGGTCGTGCCCAAGAACATTATCATGATCGGGCCCACGGGTGTGGGCAAGACGGAAATCGCCCGCCGCCTGGCCCGCCTGGCCGGTTCGCCTTTCTTCAAGGTTGAAGCCACCAAATTCACGGAAGTGGGCTATGTGGGCCGGGATGTGGAGTCCATGATTCGTGATCTCATGGAAATCGGCATCAACATGGTTCGCAAGGAAGAGGCCGAAAAGGTCAAGGTCAAGGCCGAGGCCAACGCCGAAGAACGGTTGCTGGATCTGCTCCTGCCCGCCAAAAAATCCTCTGGCCCCCAGGCCAGGTACGGAACCAGCACCCCGGCTCCGGGAGAAGCCATTCCCCTGGACAACGGAGAGGACTCCACCCGGGAAAAACTGCGCAAACTCTGGCGCGACGGGAAGTTGGATGATCGCATGGTTGAAATCAATGTGACCACCTCCGGCGCCAATGTGGAGGTCATGGCCATTCCCGGCATGGAAGGCATGGAAATGCAGATGCAGGACATGCTCAGTCGGGTCTTTCCCAAAAAACGCAAATCCAAGAAGGTCCGCGTCAAGGACGCCTATGACATCCTGATCCAGGAAGAAAGCGAAAAACTCGTGGACATGGACAAGGTCACGGAAATCGCCAAGGAACGGGTGGAAGAATCCGGCATCGTGTTCATCGACGAGATCGACAAGATCTGTTCGGGAGGCCAAGCCTCCACCAAGGCCGATGTCTCCCGCGAAGGCGTGCAGCGCGATCTCCTGCCCATTGTGGAAGGTTGTGTGGTCAATACCAAGTACGGCATGATCCACACGGATCACATCCTGTTCATCGGAGCCGGAGCCTTTCACATGTCCAAGCCTTCGGATCTGGTGCCCGAGCTCCAGGGTCGCTTCCCCCTGCGGGTTGAGCTCCGCGCCCTGACCAAGGAAGACTTCTACCGCATCTTGACGGAGCCCCAAAACGCCCTGACCACCCAGTACATCGGCCTTCTGGCCACGGAAAATGTGGAAATCCAATTCACTGACGAGGCCCTGCTGGAACTGGCCGCGTTCGCCCAGGAAATCAACGAGGAAACCGAAAACATCGGTGCCAGACGGTTGTACACCATCATGGAAAAGATCCTTTCGGACCTCTCCTTTGATGCCCCTGACAGATCCGGTGAAAAGGTGGTCATTGATTCCGAGTTTGTGCGCGAACAACTCAAGGACGTGAAGGAAGACAGGGATCTGTCGCGGTACATTCTCTAACACATCATTGCCCGACACGTGGGGGATTCCCCTGCCCCCACGCCCTCACCATATCAGCCAACAAGGAGAACAAGGTGGAGCAGGATATTTCCAAGGCCAGGGTCTTACTGGAGGCCCTGCCGTACATCCGTGAATTTTATGGTCAGACCGTGGTCATCAAGTACGGCGGGCACGCCATGAAGGATGAACACCTCAAAAAGAGTTTTGCCCTCAATGTCATCCTGCTCAAATATATCGGGATCAACCCGGTCATAGTCCACGGGGGCGGCCCCCAGATCGGCAACATGCTCAATCAGCTGGGCATTGCCTGCCAGTTCAAGGAAGGCTTGCGGGTGACGGATCAGGCCACCATGGACGTGGTTGAAATGGTGCTGGTGGGCAAGGTGAACAAGGAAATCGTCAACCTCATCAACCTCAACGGCGGCAAGGCCGTGGGCCTTTCGGGCAAGGATGGAGAAACCATCCGGGCCAGAAAACTGGAAATGGCCGTGCAGCATGATGACGCTCCACCGGAAATCATTGATCTGGGCAAAGTGGGCGAGGTGGTGAACATCAAGACGAGCCTCATTGGCACCCTGGAACGGGAAGGATTCATCCCCATTATCGCCCCGGTGGGCGTGGATGATGCGGGCGAAACCTACAACATCAATGCCGACTCGGTGGCCTCCAGCGTGGCCACGGCCCTGCAGGCCAAGAAACTGGTCCTGCTTACGGATGTGCCCGGCATTCTGGATGAAAACAAAAATCGCATCTCAACTTTGGATCGCAAGAAAGCGGCCAGGGCCCTTGATTCAGGCATCATCACCGGCGGCATGATCCCCAAGGTCAAATGCTGCATGGAAGCTGTCGAGTCAGGAGTGGAAAAGGCTCACATTCTGGATGGCCGTCAGGAAAACTGCATCATTCTGGAAATGTTTACCAAGGGCGGCATTGGTACGCAGATCGTGGCCGGATAAACGGGCTGTAGCGACCAATTCCCATAACAAGGTCCAGGGCAAATGCCTTGACAGCACGAGGTCATACGTATAATCGGTTCTCCTCGTTTTTACGAGAACATGCCCCCGTAGCTCAGGCGGATAGAGCACGGGATTCCTAATCCCGGTTAGCCCAGGTTCGAGTCCTGGCGGGGGCACCACAAACCAGCAAAGGCCAATGGGTAGCTACCCATTGGCCTTTTGTGTTTCGTTGTCCGGCAGCCTTCACTGCCAAAAGCCTTCACAAACAGATCATCATCCTTCCGGCTGGACAATGGTCCCGTTGGCCAGCATTTCCTCCATCTGGGCCACGTCCTTGTCGCCACGACCCGAGAGGTTGACCACGATAATCTCTTCCCTGCCCAACGTGGGGGCAAGGTTCATGGCATGGGCCACGGCATGGGCGGATTCCAGGGCCGGAACAATGCCTTCGGTCCGGGACAGGGCAAAAAAGGCGTTCACCGCATCCTGGTCGCTGGCCGTAAAGTATTGGGCCCGACCCATATCCTTGAGAAAGCTGTGCTCCGGGCCCACGCTGGGGTAGTCCAGGCCTGCGGCAATGGAATAGACAGGACCGGGTCCGCCTTCATGGTCCTTGATCATGTAGGAATTGAAGCCGTGAAGTATGCCGGGGGTTCCCGTTGTCAGGCTGGCCGCATGATCCCCGAGGTTCATGGACCTGCCCGAGGGTTCCACCCCGTGGAGCTTGACTTTCTCGTCCTTAATGAATTCCGCAAACATGCCGATGGCGTTGGACCCCCCGCCCACACAGGCCACAAGATAATCGGGCAATCTTCCTTCCTTTTCCAGAATCTGTTCCCGGGCCTCCTTGCTGATCACCGACTGGAAATATTTGACCATGGTGGGATAGGGATGCGGGCCCACAGCCGATCCCAGCAAATAAAAACTGTTGTCAATATCTCCAACCCATGCCGCAATGGCCTCATCCACCGCCTCCTTCAGGGTCTGCTGACCGCTCATGGCCGGTACCACCCGGGCTCCGAGCATCTCCATGCGAAAGACATTGTGGCGTTGACGCTTCATGTCTTCGGCACCCATGTAGATGGTACACTCCATGCCCATGAGGGCGGCCGTGGCCGAGGTGGCGACCCCGTGCTGGCCCGCTCCGGTCTCGGCAATGATCCTTTTTTTGCCCATGCGCTTGGCCAGAAGAATCTGACCAATGGTGTTGTTGATCTTGTGCGCGCCCAGATGATTGAGATCTTCGCGCTTAAGATAGATTTTTGCCCCGCCCAGCTGGCTGGTCAGATTGCGGCAAAAATACAGGGGAGTGGGACGACCCGAATAATCCTTGAGATAGGATTCAAATTCCCGGACAAAAGCGGGATCTTGGATGCTGGCTTCAAAAGTGGCGGCCAACTGGTTCAAAATGACCTTGATGGGCTGGGGAAGGAATTGTCCACCGTACTCGCCGAAAAATCCATCGGCCCCGGGATTGGATTGCATGTCTGCCTCCTTGGTTGGTCTGGGCAGTGCAAATGCGGGCAAACAAAAAAACCGCGGTCAGTTTGCACTGCCGCGGTATTGTTTCAGGGATTTCCTTGTTTCGATCTACGCCATACCGAATTGCCGCGGCTCTGTGTACCAGAGCCACCACCAGGAACCAATGTGCAGGGTATGGGAAGTCGTCATGTTCATATGGGGTTTGTGACCAAGATTCATGGACATGTCAAGAATATGCAGCCTGTTTGCCGGGTGAATCAGATCCCGGCCCCCTGCTCGTAACTGGCTTCCATGGGGCGTGATTGGCGGATCTGCGCACCAGCCGGAATATCCCGGGTAATCCAGACGTTGCCGCCAATGGTTGCCCCTTGGCCCAGACGCACCCTTCCCAAAATGGTTGCCCCGGCATAAATGGTCACATCATCCTCCACAATGGGGTGCCGGGCCAGACCCTTGACCAGGGAGCCGTCCTTGCCCTTGGGAAAACTCTTGGCCCCCAGGGTCACTCCCTGATAGATGCGCACGTTCTTGCCGATGATACAGGTCTCGCCAATGACGGTCCCGGTTCCATGATCAATGAAAAAATGCTCACCAATGGATGCCCCCGGATGAATGTCGATCCCGGTTTGGGAATGGGCCATCTCGGAAATGATTCTCGGAATGATGGGCACACCGAACTTGTACAGCTCATGGGCTACCCGGTGATGAATCAGGGCACTGATGGACGGATAACAGAAAATGGTCTCCCCCGGAGTTTTGGCTGCCGGATCGCCCACATAGGCAGCGTCAACATCAGTGGTCAGCAGATGACGGATGCGGGGCAAGGCATGAATGAATTCCCAGGCAATATCATGGGATTTGGTCTCGCAACGAAGACACTCGGGCCCGGGCTGTTTGCGACAGACAAAACATTCTCCGCGCAGAATCTGCTCTCCCAAAGAACGTTGCACTCGGTCCAGATAGCCTCCGATGTGGTAACGCATGGACGTGGAAGAAACATCCGAGGGTCCAAAATAGCCCGGGAAAAGTACGCTTCGCAGGTCATGGACAAGGGAGGCCAGAATATCCACCGAGGGCATGGGGGCTTCCCCGTGCTCACG comes from Desulfoplanes formicivorans and encodes:
- a CDS encoding helix-turn-helix transcriptional regulator, translated to MKKLLTVKDLAAIFKTSEASIRMSMYRKRWDCVPPPIEVGKRRYWRESQIEEWLNKKIEMANKKAFASHPRKKRGRPTKTDTIIQQNTPVM
- a CDS encoding replication initiation protein; this translates as MINDHKFLYYNQFQTKILAIDVDDIYIDKLPLNNPESKYEPGLDKNTFCDIPAPNFTVCTGKGHFQAFWRLKNPIPMRGAARTHEYYSDVRTKLNIALNGDFAFNKRGSARNPFYRNYWVRKWHDDEYELSDLNLNINLFTNVSICGLNKIYEHGNRNIATFYRALYYYKKNTNISFDDLLKKTISWQQMQDEENLSQRENISIIKSVLRNGYKYKIRADRNYGAMNLPKIDWKAMTARKRKNEIRRRQSLGAHYVNKNQVIKNSKIVRDYFKANPHSSIKKAARELKMSRNTIKKYYQKS
- a CDS encoding site-specific integrase; the protein is MATFTKRGKGQWQVKIRRKGWPLQTKTFETKGDAEAWAREIESEMDRGVFVSRKEAECSTFREVIERFREEYIPRYAHPKKEESRLNHLLNYPLAEQFMASIRTKHLIEYIKTREAEGVGAHTIRLDLALISKIFEVARKDWGMDSLSNPVKRMTKPKIPQGRDRRLKRQVEVDGKIMSEETLLLQHASKRLKPIIKFALETAMRREEIVTLTWDRVNFETRTAYLPHTKNGEARTVPLSPKAIKILKELIPDKTIPIHGRVFQLSKGRLSKNFRAACLKANIKNLRFHDLRHEATSRLFENTDLDVMEIKGITGHKTLQMLARYAHLRADRLAKRLEGEKRGVQQTNPAER
- a CDS encoding adenylate/guanylate cyclase domain-containing protein, translating into MKLGTKLFLGIFGIAFLVSGATGSYFYVQARDAVMQTLQQELKSTARSAARLINGRALDSLQTPDQADSPAYKDIQHILQAVVDSNPDFLYAYTMRLVKGEVRFVVDSPPSDDNGDGKISDDELPQDIGALYDDPAPSLLNGFLKPSADDQPYEDEWGWTLSGYAPIFDDAGRSVGLLGIDMSLDQVAAKLKAIERAGIFSLGITAALACILTFFFSRQVVKPIRSLQQAFQDVAQGDYTVHLKPSSRDEMGELVRHFNLLVTELKEKALMKSHFGKIVPPKIVEQMLASDFKQNSEVVNVTVLFCDLRGFTTMSENLPPSMLVGLLNEYFTAMVQIIESHGGMVDKFVGDKVMAVFGHPVPLANEQQAALDAARKMLATCDALNQKLCLTGNFKLVNSIGMHSGPALAGIIGSPDRSEYTLIGDSVNVAARLETKTRQLDTRLVISADVAKGLDTIPSDLVAKGAHQVRGRHDPIEILAQKDIEH
- the hslV gene encoding ATP-dependent protease subunit HslV, whose amino-acid sequence is MHGTTILAVKDKNGVAMAGDGQVTLGQSIAMKHGARKVRKVYKDKVLVGFAGATADAFTLLERFEAKLEEFAGNLLRASVELAKDWRMDKYLRRLEAMLLVADAEHVLILSGTGDVIEPDDGVVAIGSGGPYALSAARALVRNTQLPAEEIVAKSMAIAAELCVFTNDNIIVETAPQKK
- the hslU gene encoding ATP-dependent protease ATPase subunit HslU codes for the protein MSTLTPREIVSELDKFIIGQKEAKKMVAIALRNRWRRQQLSDALRDEVVPKNIIMIGPTGVGKTEIARRLARLAGSPFFKVEATKFTEVGYVGRDVESMIRDLMEIGINMVRKEEAEKVKVKAEANAEERLLDLLLPAKKSSGPQARYGTSTPAPGEAIPLDNGEDSTREKLRKLWRDGKLDDRMVEINVTTSGANVEVMAIPGMEGMEMQMQDMLSRVFPKKRKSKKVRVKDAYDILIQEESEKLVDMDKVTEIAKERVEESGIVFIDEIDKICSGGQASTKADVSREGVQRDLLPIVEGCVVNTKYGMIHTDHILFIGAGAFHMSKPSDLVPELQGRFPLRVELRALTKEDFYRILTEPQNALTTQYIGLLATENVEIQFTDEALLELAAFAQEINEETENIGARRLYTIMEKILSDLSFDAPDRSGEKVVIDSEFVREQLKDVKEDRDLSRYIL
- the argB gene encoding acetylglutamate kinase; amino-acid sequence: MEQDISKARVLLEALPYIREFYGQTVVIKYGGHAMKDEHLKKSFALNVILLKYIGINPVIVHGGGPQIGNMLNQLGIACQFKEGLRVTDQATMDVVEMVLVGKVNKEIVNLINLNGGKAVGLSGKDGETIRARKLEMAVQHDDAPPEIIDLGKVGEVVNIKTSLIGTLEREGFIPIIAPVGVDDAGETYNINADSVASSVATALQAKKLVLLTDVPGILDENKNRISTLDRKKAARALDSGIITGGMIPKVKCCMEAVESGVEKAHILDGRQENCIILEMFTKGGIGTQIVAG
- the trpB gene encoding tryptophan synthase subunit beta — protein: MQSNPGADGFFGEYGGQFLPQPIKVILNQLAATFEASIQDPAFVREFESYLKDYSGRPTPLYFCRNLTSQLGGAKIYLKREDLNHLGAHKINNTIGQILLAKRMGKKRIIAETGAGQHGVATSATAALMGMECTIYMGAEDMKRQRHNVFRMEMLGARVVPAMSGQQTLKEAVDEAIAAWVGDIDNSFYLLGSAVGPHPYPTMVKYFQSVISKEAREQILEKEGRLPDYLVACVGGGSNAIGMFAEFIKDEKVKLHGVEPSGRSMNLGDHAASLTTGTPGILHGFNSYMIKDHEGGPGPVYSIAAGLDYPSVGPEHSFLKDMGRAQYFTASDQDAVNAFFALSRTEGIVPALESAHAVAHAMNLAPTLGREEIIVVNLSGRGDKDVAQMEEMLANGTIVQPEG